Proteins from one Hyperolius riggenbachi isolate aHypRig1 chromosome 4, aHypRig1.pri, whole genome shotgun sequence genomic window:
- the MRPS22 gene encoding small ribosomal subunit protein mS22 isoform X2 translates to MAARIAWMVRRLRPDRVTVRRRLCAAGSSPVTKTPSFTDPEVQSILKRITGLDLAKVFRPVQHETQPPTYKLMTDEQYQQAVQKAIEVAEQHLEMPPMLKEREQINEVLANDTVIAGLDTYNYVFTDITYSTPHQERFIVVREPSGVLRKATWEERDRMLQVFFPRQGRKLIPPPVFKKENMQHMFQNDRHEELLNRCIIQFEADSADYIKIRNEVFEDIDKQGKYDLLRSTRHFGGMVWYLCSLKNIDGLLIDMLQRDLLEDAVNLVQLFNMVHPDTECARESQGGDGRELIKIFVKLEAKKPGYIELALQVYPQSASGVASS, encoded by the exons GCAGTAGTCCAGTGACCAAAACTCCCAGCTTCACAGACCCAGAAGTCCAGAGCATACTGAAGAGGATTACAGGCCTAGATTTGGCGAAAGTTTTTCGACCAGTGCAGCACGAAACCCAACCACCCACTTACAAGCTTATGACCGATGAACAGTACCAGCAG gctGTTCAGAAAGCCATTGAGGTTGCAGAACAGCACTTAGAGATGCCTCCAATGCTCAAGGAACGGGAACAAATAAACGAAGTTCTTGCTAATGATACAGTCATTGCCGGCTTGGATACTTACAATTATGTGTTCACTGACATCACTTACAGCACACCGCATCAA GAAAGGTTTATTGTAGTCAGGGAGCCAAGTGGTGTGTTGCGGAAGGCGACATGGGAGGAGAGAGACCGGATGCTTCAAGTTTTCTTTCCCCGCCAGGGCCGGAAGCTGATCCCGCCACCTGTTTTCAAAAAGGAGAACATGCAG CATATGTTTCAAAATGATAGACACGAAGAACTCCTGAATCGCTGTATTATCCAATTTGAAGCTGATTCTGCAGACTATATCAAG ATTCGGAATGAAGTATTTGAAGACATTGACAAACAAGGAAAGTATGACCTGTTGCGGTCAACGCGGCACTTTGGAGGCATGGTGTGGTACCTGTGCTCTCTGAAGAACATTGATGGACTCCTGATAGACATGCTGCAAAGAGATCT ATTGGAAGATGCTGTGAATTTGGTGCAGCTTTTCAACATGGTTCATCCAGATACTGAATGTGCAAGAGAGTCCCAAGGAGGTGATGGTAGAGAACTTATTAAG ATTTTTGTGAAGCTGGAGGCTAAGAAGCCAGGATATATAGAACTGGCTCTTCAGGTGTACCCACAGTCTGCTAGCGGTGTAGCCTCCTCGTGA
- the MRPS22 gene encoding small ribosomal subunit protein mS22 isoform X1 codes for MAARIAWMVRRLRPDRVTVRRRLCAAAGSSPVTKTPSFTDPEVQSILKRITGLDLAKVFRPVQHETQPPTYKLMTDEQYQQAVQKAIEVAEQHLEMPPMLKEREQINEVLANDTVIAGLDTYNYVFTDITYSTPHQERFIVVREPSGVLRKATWEERDRMLQVFFPRQGRKLIPPPVFKKENMQHMFQNDRHEELLNRCIIQFEADSADYIKIRNEVFEDIDKQGKYDLLRSTRHFGGMVWYLCSLKNIDGLLIDMLQRDLLEDAVNLVQLFNMVHPDTECARESQGGDGRELIKIFVKLEAKKPGYIELALQVYPQSASGVASS; via the exons CAGGCAGTAGTCCAGTGACCAAAACTCCCAGCTTCACAGACCCAGAAGTCCAGAGCATACTGAAGAGGATTACAGGCCTAGATTTGGCGAAAGTTTTTCGACCAGTGCAGCACGAAACCCAACCACCCACTTACAAGCTTATGACCGATGAACAGTACCAGCAG gctGTTCAGAAAGCCATTGAGGTTGCAGAACAGCACTTAGAGATGCCTCCAATGCTCAAGGAACGGGAACAAATAAACGAAGTTCTTGCTAATGATACAGTCATTGCCGGCTTGGATACTTACAATTATGTGTTCACTGACATCACTTACAGCACACCGCATCAA GAAAGGTTTATTGTAGTCAGGGAGCCAAGTGGTGTGTTGCGGAAGGCGACATGGGAGGAGAGAGACCGGATGCTTCAAGTTTTCTTTCCCCGCCAGGGCCGGAAGCTGATCCCGCCACCTGTTTTCAAAAAGGAGAACATGCAG CATATGTTTCAAAATGATAGACACGAAGAACTCCTGAATCGCTGTATTATCCAATTTGAAGCTGATTCTGCAGACTATATCAAG ATTCGGAATGAAGTATTTGAAGACATTGACAAACAAGGAAAGTATGACCTGTTGCGGTCAACGCGGCACTTTGGAGGCATGGTGTGGTACCTGTGCTCTCTGAAGAACATTGATGGACTCCTGATAGACATGCTGCAAAGAGATCT ATTGGAAGATGCTGTGAATTTGGTGCAGCTTTTCAACATGGTTCATCCAGATACTGAATGTGCAAGAGAGTCCCAAGGAGGTGATGGTAGAGAACTTATTAAG ATTTTTGTGAAGCTGGAGGCTAAGAAGCCAGGATATATAGAACTGGCTCTTCAGGTGTACCCACAGTCTGCTAGCGGTGTAGCCTCCTCGTGA